In one Candidatus Planktophila vernalis genomic region, the following are encoded:
- the typA gene encoding translational GTPase TypA → MAKIQEHLKDLPVKKRENLRNVAIIAHVDHGKTTLVDAMLWQSGAFAAYKKQDDSNDRMMDSMDLEREKGITILAKNTAVKRGDTIVNIIDTPGHADFGGEVERGLEMVDGVILLVDASEGPLPQTRFVLRKALEKNLPVILLINKVDRPDSRIAEVVDEAYELFLDLDATEEQIEFPVVYASAKAGRASLKRPADGGMPEEENLDVLFDTIFSAIPAPVYHEGAPLQAHVTNLDSSPFLGRLALCRVREGVIKKGQSVTWIKTDGTTERVKVSELLITEALDRVPAMEAHPGDIIAVAGIETITLGETLADLEDPHALPLIIVDEPSISMTIGINTSPLAGKSGKLLTARQVKGRLDAELVGNVSLRVLNTERPDTWEVQGRGELQLAVLVEIMKREGFELTVGKPQVVIKKIDGKIHEPMERLTIDAPEEYLGVLTQLMALRKGRMEQMVNHGTGWIRLDYKVPSRGLIGFRTEFLTETRGTGLLHHVFDGYEPWYGDIRTRGTGSLVSDRMGTVTSYALYGTQDRGTIFVEPGDEVYEGMVIGENSRSDDMDVNCVREKKLTNMRASGTDESERLIPPKKLNMEGALEFCREDECVEVTPAVVRIRKVVLDGDERARTTARQKKANLNAN, encoded by the coding sequence GTGGCCAAGATTCAAGAGCATCTTAAAGACCTGCCTGTAAAAAAGCGCGAAAATCTTCGCAACGTTGCCATCATCGCCCACGTTGACCACGGTAAAACAACTCTAGTCGATGCCATGTTGTGGCAGTCAGGTGCTTTTGCTGCCTATAAGAAGCAAGACGATAGCAATGACCGCATGATGGATTCAATGGATCTAGAGCGCGAAAAGGGAATTACGATTCTTGCTAAGAACACTGCGGTTAAGCGCGGTGACACAATCGTTAACATTATTGATACACCAGGCCACGCAGACTTCGGTGGTGAAGTTGAACGTGGACTTGAAATGGTGGATGGCGTTATTTTGTTAGTGGATGCATCAGAAGGTCCATTGCCACAAACACGTTTCGTTTTGCGCAAAGCGCTAGAGAAGAACTTGCCCGTTATCTTGTTAATCAACAAGGTTGACCGTCCCGATTCACGTATTGCTGAAGTTGTTGATGAAGCATATGAATTGTTCTTAGATCTAGATGCAACTGAAGAACAAATTGAATTCCCAGTTGTGTATGCATCAGCTAAAGCTGGTCGCGCATCACTCAAGCGCCCAGCAGATGGCGGAATGCCAGAAGAAGAAAACTTAGATGTTTTGTTCGACACAATCTTTAGCGCAATTCCAGCGCCTGTCTATCACGAAGGTGCACCACTTCAGGCACACGTAACTAACCTTGACTCTTCCCCATTCCTTGGCCGTTTGGCGCTATGCCGCGTGCGCGAAGGTGTTATTAAAAAGGGCCAATCTGTTACTTGGATTAAGACTGATGGAACTACCGAGCGCGTGAAGGTTTCAGAGCTTTTAATTACTGAAGCACTCGATCGTGTTCCAGCGATGGAAGCTCACCCAGGTGACATCATCGCTGTGGCAGGTATTGAAACGATTACTTTGGGTGAAACCCTTGCAGATCTTGAAGATCCACATGCATTGCCATTAATCATCGTTGATGAACCATCAATTTCTATGACTATCGGTATCAATACATCTCCTCTTGCAGGCAAGAGTGGAAAACTACTTACAGCACGCCAAGTAAAGGGCCGTCTGGATGCAGAGCTTGTCGGTAACGTTTCATTGCGCGTGTTAAACACAGAACGTCCTGATACATGGGAAGTTCAAGGTCGCGGAGAACTCCAGCTTGCCGTTCTTGTTGAAATCATGAAGCGCGAAGGTTTTGAACTAACTGTTGGTAAGCCACAGGTAGTTATCAAGAAGATTGATGGAAAGATCCACGAACCGATGGAGCGTTTAACAATTGATGCACCTGAAGAATATCTAGGTGTTCTAACTCAGTTGATGGCACTTCGTAAGGGACGCATGGAGCAAATGGTTAATCACGGAACCGGTTGGATCCGTCTTGACTACAAGGTTCCTTCTCGTGGACTTATTGGATTTAGAACTGAGTTCTTAACTGAAACTCGTGGAACAGGATTACTCCACCACGTATTTGATGGTTACGAGCCTTGGTATGGCGATATCCGTACACGCGGAACAGGTTCACTTGTTTCAGACCGTATGGGAACAGTTACTTCTTACGCACTCTATGGAACACAAGATCGCGGAACAATATTTGTTGAGCCAGGCGATGAAGTCTATGAAGGTATGGTTATTGGCGAGAACTCTCGTTCAGATGACATGGACGTTAACTGTGTTCGCGAAAAGAAACTTACAAACATGCGTGCTTCAGGCACAGATGAATCAGAGCGTTTGATTCCGCCTAAGAAGCTCAACATGGAAGGTGCTCTTGAGTTCTGCCGTGAAGATGAGTGCGTTGAAGTTACGCCAGCTGTAGTTCGTATCCGCAAGGTTGTTCTTGATGGTGACGAGCGTGCCCGTACTACTGCGCGCCAGAAGAAGGCGAACCTGAACGCTAACTAA
- a CDS encoding esterase-like activity of phytase family protein: MKKFILASLAAVALVVPQAVFAADAPVLVSTAVLPDITLKSASNAAIADSVANDQGVLLGGLGSDLYHIPGDAADIFYAITDRGPNNDTVQPDKSAGTGFVVPTFSPLILKIQISGSQVKILETIAIKTKSGAGATGLPNIKGYDAVPTDVKGITADTLYNLSGLDAEGLVKTANGDFWIVDEYAPSLAQLSSTGAIKARYVPTGWKGNPTSFKAVKSIPSLYLTRKANRGFEALALTPDGKTLFIGLQSPLLNPTKAVGDASLATRILRFDLGSKRFTGEFVFGFEKVSLVDAKATKNSDLKLSAMVALDSNTLLVQERTDNSYLLSTITIDESANILGSKWDLAATSPSLESYTGVGTNAEVEKLIAASNKKIVFNSTSIASMPGKIEGVAVLDANHIVVVNDNDFNFAYNTTSGLVDIGKLKTSFLTIKLPVALPTYPEAAAAKYGKKCSEAGLEAPGLTCTAFQGDLRWRK, translated from the coding sequence ATGAAAAAATTCATTTTGGCTTCATTAGCTGCCGTGGCACTTGTGGTGCCTCAGGCCGTTTTCGCAGCAGATGCACCAGTTTTAGTTTCGACAGCGGTACTGCCAGATATAACTCTTAAGTCAGCTTCAAATGCAGCAATCGCAGATTCAGTTGCTAATGATCAGGGCGTCTTACTTGGCGGACTTGGTTCAGATCTTTATCACATCCCAGGTGATGCGGCAGATATTTTCTACGCAATCACAGACCGCGGGCCAAACAATGACACAGTGCAACCTGACAAATCTGCAGGAACTGGATTCGTGGTTCCAACTTTCTCTCCACTCATTCTGAAAATTCAGATTTCAGGTTCTCAAGTAAAAATCCTTGAAACAATCGCGATTAAGACAAAAAGTGGCGCTGGCGCGACAGGATTGCCAAACATTAAGGGTTATGACGCGGTTCCAACAGATGTAAAGGGAATTACCGCAGACACTTTATACAACCTATCTGGTCTAGATGCAGAGGGTCTTGTTAAAACTGCAAATGGTGATTTTTGGATTGTAGATGAGTACGCCCCAAGTTTGGCTCAGCTCTCATCAACTGGGGCTATCAAGGCCCGCTATGTTCCCACTGGTTGGAAAGGAAACCCAACAAGCTTTAAAGCTGTGAAGTCAATTCCTTCTCTTTACCTCACTCGTAAGGCCAACCGTGGCTTTGAAGCGCTTGCACTGACACCAGATGGAAAAACACTATTTATCGGCCTACAAAGCCCGCTGCTAAATCCAACAAAGGCAGTTGGTGATGCAAGTCTTGCAACTCGTATTTTGCGCTTTGATCTTGGATCGAAGAGATTTACGGGAGAATTCGTATTTGGATTTGAAAAGGTTTCACTTGTTGATGCTAAAGCGACAAAAAACAGTGATTTAAAGTTATCAGCAATGGTGGCTCTAGATTCAAATACTCTACTGGTGCAAGAGCGCACAGATAACTCTTACTTGCTCTCAACAATCACAATTGATGAATCAGCAAATATCTTAGGAAGTAAGTGGGATTTAGCTGCTACATCACCATCGCTTGAGTCATACACCGGTGTTGGAACCAACGCTGAAGTTGAAAAGTTGATTGCTGCAAGCAACAAGAAGATTGTCTTTAACAGCACCTCAATTGCATCCATGCCGGGCAAGATAGAAGGCGTGGCAGTACTTGATGCCAACCACATCGTGGTCGTAAACGACAATGACTTTAACTTCGCATACAACACAACTTCAGGTTTGGTTGACATCGGAAAGTTGAAGACATCATTCCTGACTATCAAACTGCCAGTTGCACTTCCAACATATCCTGAAGCTGCGGCAGCCAAGTATGGAAAGAAGTGTTCGGAGGCTGGGCTGGAAGCCCCAGGCTTAACGTGCACGGCATTTCAGGGTGACCTACGCTGGAGAAAGTAA
- a CDS encoding CoA-acylating methylmalonate-semialdehyde dehydrogenase: protein MTQITHWINGALDTKKPERSGDIYNPATGKVTGTVAFGNAATVDSAVSAATAAFAEWRHSSLTKRTQVLFAFRELVAQNKEKIAALITAEHGKVLSDAAGEVTRGLEVVEFACGIPHLLKGGFSEEVSTGVDVYSIRQALGPVAIISPFNFPAMVPMWFFPVAIACGNTVVVKPSEKDPSAAMFMAQLWKEAGLPDGVFNIVHGDKEVVDALLVHPGIKSISFVGSTPIARYVYETGTKAGKRVQALGGAKNHMIVLPDSDLELAADAAINAGFGSAGERCMAISAIVAVEPIGNALVARIKSRMANIVTGDGTKGSDMGPLVTAVHRDKVASYIEAGAKEGATVVVDGRDLKVDGDGFFLGPTLLDNVSPKMSVYTDEIFGPVLSILRVNTYDEALNLVNSHQYGNGTAIFTNDGGAARRFQNEVEVGMVGINVPIPVPMAYYSFGGWKNSLFGDSHAHGTEGVHFFTRGKVVTSRWLDPSHGGINLGFPQND, encoded by the coding sequence ATGACTCAGATTACGCATTGGATCAACGGCGCCCTCGATACCAAGAAGCCAGAACGCTCGGGAGATATCTATAACCCAGCAACTGGAAAAGTAACGGGGACTGTGGCCTTTGGAAATGCTGCCACCGTTGATTCAGCCGTGTCTGCAGCAACAGCAGCTTTTGCCGAATGGCGCCATAGCTCACTGACTAAGCGCACACAGGTTCTTTTTGCTTTTCGTGAGTTAGTTGCACAAAACAAAGAAAAGATTGCAGCTCTCATTACTGCAGAGCATGGAAAAGTATTAAGTGATGCTGCAGGTGAAGTAACACGTGGTCTTGAAGTAGTTGAGTTTGCTTGTGGCATTCCGCATCTGCTCAAAGGTGGATTTTCAGAGGAAGTATCAACTGGAGTAGATGTCTATTCAATCCGCCAAGCACTTGGCCCAGTTGCAATCATCTCTCCCTTTAACTTCCCAGCAATGGTGCCAATGTGGTTCTTCCCAGTTGCCATTGCTTGCGGAAACACCGTTGTTGTTAAGCCTTCTGAGAAAGATCCATCTGCTGCAATGTTTATGGCGCAGTTGTGGAAAGAAGCGGGATTGCCAGATGGTGTTTTCAATATTGTTCATGGAGATAAAGAAGTTGTAGATGCACTCCTTGTTCACCCAGGAATCAAATCAATTTCATTTGTGGGTTCAACTCCTATTGCACGCTATGTGTATGAAACTGGAACAAAAGCAGGAAAGCGCGTTCAAGCATTGGGCGGGGCTAAGAACCACATGATTGTTCTTCCAGACTCAGATCTAGAACTAGCAGCCGATGCTGCCATTAACGCAGGCTTTGGTTCTGCAGGAGAGCGCTGTATGGCAATCTCTGCAATCGTTGCTGTTGAACCTATTGGAAATGCATTGGTTGCACGCATTAAATCCCGTATGGCAAACATTGTTACGGGCGATGGCACAAAGGGCAGCGACATGGGCCCACTTGTGACAGCAGTTCACCGTGACAAAGTTGCTTCTTATATTGAAGCCGGAGCTAAAGAAGGTGCAACAGTTGTTGTTGATGGACGCGATCTAAAAGTTGATGGCGATGGCTTCTTCCTTGGGCCAACTCTGCTCGATAACGTGAGCCCAAAGATGTCGGTCTATACCGATGAAATCTTTGGACCAGTTTTAAGCATTCTTCGCGTTAATACCTATGACGAGGCATTGAATTTAGTTAACTCACATCAATATGGAAATGGCACAGCAATCTTCACCAATGATGGTGGAGCAGCTCGACGTTTCCAGAATGAAGTAGAAGTAGGAATGGTGGGAATTAACGTTCCTATTCCAGTGCCAATGGCCTATTACTCATTTGGTGGATGGAAGAACTCATTATTTGGTGATTCACATGCACATGGCACTGAAGGTGTTCATTTCTTTACTCGCGGCAAAGTTGTTACAAGCCGCTGGTTAGATCCAAGCCATGGTGGAATTAACTTAGGTTTCCCACAAAATGATTAA
- a CDS encoding aspartate aminotransferase family protein encodes MSAPKSDPAKQEAVSAADHKYVFHSWSAQGAISPMPIASGSGSRFWDHAGKVYLDFSSQLVFTNIGHQHPKVVKAIQDQAEVLTTIAPQHANDARNEAAQRVVELAGDHFAKVFFTNGGADAIENAIRMARLHTHKHKVLSTYRSYHGNTGAAINATGDPRRFPNEFAFGHVHFFGPYLYRTNFWATTEEEECKRALEHLEQTIIFEGPGTIAAILIESVPGTAGVLMPPKGYLDGIRALCDKYKILWIADEVMSGFGRTGKWFAYQHGAAVPDLITFAKGVTSGYVQLGGVVISDAISKTFDEKVFPGGLTYMGHPLACATAVATIDVMKEEKMLENATMIGETILGPGLKELAKKHKVIGDIRGAGVFWGVDMVSDRATHEPLAPYGASSPAMNELVAACKKHGLMPFNNFNRIHLCPPCNISVEDAKLGLEMLDKALSEIGKYYTGN; translated from the coding sequence ATGAGTGCACCAAAGAGCGATCCAGCAAAGCAAGAGGCCGTAAGTGCTGCTGACCATAAATATGTATTTCACTCATGGTCTGCCCAAGGTGCAATTTCGCCTATGCCTATTGCAAGCGGTTCAGGATCTAGGTTTTGGGACCATGCAGGCAAAGTTTATTTAGATTTCTCTTCACAGTTAGTTTTCACAAACATAGGCCACCAGCATCCAAAAGTTGTTAAAGCTATTCAAGATCAAGCTGAAGTTCTAACAACTATCGCACCGCAACATGCCAATGATGCCCGTAATGAAGCAGCCCAGCGCGTTGTTGAATTAGCTGGCGATCACTTTGCAAAGGTTTTCTTTACTAATGGCGGCGCAGATGCGATTGAAAACGCTATTCGCATGGCCCGCTTACACACTCACAAGCACAAGGTGCTATCTACCTATCGTTCTTATCACGGCAACACAGGTGCTGCTATTAATGCAACTGGAGATCCACGTAGATTCCCTAATGAGTTTGCTTTTGGCCATGTTCACTTCTTTGGTCCATATCTCTATCGCACTAACTTCTGGGCAACAACTGAGGAAGAAGAGTGCAAGCGTGCACTAGAGCATCTTGAACAAACAATTATTTTTGAGGGTCCAGGAACAATTGCTGCAATCTTGATTGAATCAGTTCCAGGAACTGCTGGCGTGTTAATGCCACCTAAGGGTTATCTTGATGGAATCCGCGCATTGTGCGATAAATACAAGATTCTATGGATTGCAGATGAAGTCATGTCTGGATTTGGTCGCACAGGTAAGTGGTTTGCATACCAACATGGCGCAGCTGTTCCAGATCTGATTACTTTTGCTAAGGGCGTTACCTCTGGTTACGTCCAACTTGGCGGCGTAGTAATCAGCGATGCAATTTCAAAGACCTTTGATGAAAAGGTATTTCCTGGCGGCCTGACATATATGGGTCACCCATTGGCATGTGCAACGGCAGTTGCAACTATCGATGTCATGAAGGAAGAGAAGATGCTGGAAAACGCCACAATGATTGGCGAAACCATCCTTGGTCCTGGCTTAAAAGAGTTAGCTAAGAAGCACAAAGTTATTGGCGATATCCGTGGCGCAGGTGTTTTCTGGGGCGTGGATATGGTCTCTGATCGTGCAACGCATGAGCCACTAGCTCCATACGGTGCATCAAGTCCTGCAATGAATGAATTAGTGGCTGCATGTAAGAAGCATGGATTAATGCCATTTAATAACTTCAACCGCATTCACTTGTGCCCACCATGCAATATTTCAGTTGAAGATGCAAAGCTTGGTCTTGAGATGTTGGATAAGGCACTTAGCGAAATCGGAAAGTATTACACCGGCAATTAG
- the ychF gene encoding redox-regulated ATPase YchF, with the protein MSLSIGIVGLPNVGKSTLFNALTKNNVLAANYPFATIEPNVGVVGVPDDRLAKLATIYGSQKLLPAALSFVDIAGIVKGASEGAGLGNKFLANIRETDAICQVIRVFNDGDVVHVDGRIDPASDIETINTELALADLQTIEKAIPRLEKEVRIAKEKAPALEAAKAANEWLQSGRPLSQSSINREDLAELHLLTAKPFLYVFNVDAAELNDGELRKKLQELVSPAEAIFLDAKTEAELAELSDEDALELLQSIGLQEPGLATLAHVGFRTLGLQTYLTAGPKECRAWTIHKGDTAPVAAGVIHTDFQKGFIKAEIVSFADLMEAGSVAEARSKGKVRMEGKDYVMADGDVVEFRFNV; encoded by the coding sequence ATGAGCCTGTCTATCGGAATCGTCGGTCTGCCAAATGTGGGTAAATCCACCCTTTTCAACGCATTGACCAAGAACAACGTCCTGGCTGCTAACTATCCCTTTGCAACCATTGAGCCCAACGTTGGAGTAGTTGGTGTGCCTGATGATCGCTTGGCAAAGCTGGCAACTATCTATGGCTCACAAAAGCTTTTACCTGCCGCTCTTTCCTTTGTTGATATCGCAGGAATTGTTAAAGGTGCATCAGAAGGTGCGGGCCTTGGCAATAAGTTCTTAGCAAATATCCGTGAAACTGATGCGATCTGCCAGGTTATTCGAGTATTTAACGATGGCGATGTTGTTCACGTCGATGGCCGTATTGATCCAGCCAGTGATATTGAAACGATTAATACTGAGTTGGCCCTGGCCGACCTGCAAACAATTGAAAAGGCAATCCCACGTCTTGAAAAAGAAGTACGAATTGCAAAAGAGAAAGCACCAGCACTAGAGGCAGCAAAGGCTGCTAATGAATGGTTGCAATCTGGTCGCCCACTTTCACAAAGCTCAATTAACCGAGAAGATCTAGCAGAGCTTCACCTACTTACTGCAAAGCCATTCCTTTATGTTTTCAACGTTGATGCTGCGGAATTAAATGACGGAGAGCTTCGAAAGAAGTTACAAGAGTTAGTTTCACCAGCAGAGGCAATCTTTTTAGATGCAAAGACTGAAGCAGAGCTTGCAGAGCTAAGTGATGAAGATGCGCTAGAGCTTTTGCAATCAATTGGTTTGCAAGAACCAGGGCTTGCAACTTTGGCCCATGTTGGTTTTAGAACTCTAGGACTACAAACTTACTTAACTGCAGGACCTAAAGAATGTCGTGCATGGACAATCCACAAAGGTGACACCGCACCAGTTGCTGCAGGTGTTATCCATACTGATTTCCAAAAGGGCTTTATTAAAGCTGAAATCGTTTCATTTGCTGATTTGATGGAAGCGGGATCAGTTGCCGAAGCGCGCTCTAAAGGAAAAGTGCGCATGGAAGGCAAAGATTACGTAATGGCAGATGGAGATGTTGTTGAATTTAGGTTCAACGTCTAA
- a CDS encoding DNA recombination protein RmuC: protein MPAYVVTLLIGLMAGAAIGYLVARLKSASSVADRALLDDYKSQLEAERSKTESAVKLNAELVAMKESVEKLSTQANEANRIRTEAEAKLNTTILEMRRASESIFDETKKIAGALSNSQTRGKFGEAQLELLLQGAGLREDHEYFRQKSTTDSDSSGIPDITVKMPGGSHIFIDSKFPFDRFLEAFDPANEADRDEFLQAHTKDLLKHIEALAKRGYHKSQGSPDFVVLFVPFETLLSEALRLDSNLLEKAFKVGVTVATPTSMMALLRTIGYIFTRNKLAENADEIQKVASTFLKNITLLHTKIVAVGKAISSTSKAYEDLVPTAEKTVLSPARRIHNLGVTGDKDKLAIEYPEAPASVRELKSDELGDDDFIDAEEITDGEK, encoded by the coding sequence ATGCCCGCATACGTAGTAACCCTTCTTATAGGCCTGATGGCCGGAGCCGCTATTGGATATCTAGTTGCACGCCTTAAATCTGCATCCTCTGTTGCAGATCGTGCACTCCTAGATGATTACAAATCTCAGTTAGAAGCAGAGCGCAGCAAAACAGAGTCAGCCGTTAAGTTAAATGCAGAGCTCGTTGCAATGAAAGAGTCAGTTGAAAAACTCTCAACCCAAGCCAATGAGGCAAATCGCATTCGCACTGAGGCTGAAGCAAAGTTAAATACAACAATTCTTGAGATGCGCCGTGCCTCTGAATCCATCTTTGATGAAACAAAAAAGATTGCTGGCGCACTTTCTAACTCTCAAACCCGCGGCAAGTTTGGTGAAGCCCAACTTGAACTATTACTACAAGGTGCTGGCCTTCGCGAAGATCACGAGTATTTCCGCCAGAAATCAACGACTGATTCTGATTCATCAGGTATTCCAGATATCACTGTGAAGATGCCTGGTGGCAGTCATATCTTTATTGATTCAAAGTTTCCTTTTGATCGCTTCTTAGAAGCATTTGATCCAGCTAATGAGGCAGATCGCGATGAGTTTTTACAAGCTCACACTAAAGATTTGCTCAAGCACATCGAAGCCTTAGCAAAGCGCGGCTATCACAAGTCCCAAGGCTCTCCAGATTTCGTTGTTCTCTTTGTTCCTTTTGAGACTTTGTTATCTGAAGCCCTGCGCCTAGATTCAAATCTGCTGGAAAAGGCTTTTAAAGTAGGCGTAACTGTTGCCACACCAACATCGATGATGGCGCTACTTCGCACTATTGGCTATATCTTCACGCGCAATAAGTTGGCTGAAAACGCTGATGAGATTCAAAAGGTTGCAAGTACCTTCTTAAAAAACATCACTCTCCTACACACCAAGATTGTGGCAGTTGGTAAAGCTATTTCATCGACATCTAAAGCCTATGAAGATCTAGTACCAACGGCTGAAAAGACTGTCCTTAGCCCAGCCCGTCGCATTCATAACTTGGGTGTTACTGGCGATAAAGATAAACTGGCTATTGAATACCCAGAGGCACCAGCATCAGTTCGTGAACTCAAGAGTGATGAACTAGGCGATGATGACTTTATTGATGCAGAAGAGATAACAGATGGAGAAAAGTAA
- a CDS encoding 4-hydroxy-3-methylbut-2-enyl diphosphate reductase: MAKRVLLAAPRGYCAGVDRAVITVEKALALYGAPVYVRKQIVHNVHVVASLESKGAIFVDETDEVPEGKTVVFSAHGVAPLVHEQAAARSLKTIDATCPLVTKVHMEARRFAAEDAEILLIGHHGHEEVEGTAGEAVGQVRIVDGLDGARTVEPTPGKKLVWLSQTTLSVDETLDAVAILKERFPEIQDPPSDDICYATQNRQEAIKTIAPQADLVIVVGSKNSSNSVRLVEVALEYGAKASYLVDYAEEIQDEWFSGVETIGLTSGASVPEILVTDVLKTLAEHGYGDVETITAMEESLLFALPPELRKDMKAAGI, translated from the coding sequence ATGGCTAAGAGAGTTCTACTTGCTGCGCCCCGCGGATATTGCGCAGGTGTTGACCGCGCTGTTATCACGGTCGAAAAAGCCTTGGCCCTCTATGGAGCACCTGTCTATGTGAGAAAGCAGATTGTTCACAACGTCCACGTTGTTGCCAGTTTGGAATCAAAAGGTGCCATCTTTGTTGATGAAACTGATGAAGTTCCAGAGGGCAAGACCGTTGTTTTCTCAGCCCATGGTGTTGCACCACTCGTTCACGAACAAGCAGCTGCCCGATCATTAAAGACAATTGATGCAACCTGTCCACTTGTAACTAAAGTGCATATGGAAGCAAGACGCTTTGCTGCAGAAGATGCTGAAATTTTGCTTATCGGCCACCACGGTCATGAAGAAGTTGAGGGCACAGCAGGTGAAGCAGTTGGTCAGGTCAGAATTGTTGATGGCCTAGATGGTGCTCGCACAGTTGAACCAACTCCAGGAAAGAAACTTGTCTGGCTATCGCAAACCACACTTAGCGTTGATGAAACTCTTGATGCTGTTGCAATCTTGAAGGAGCGCTTTCCAGAGATTCAAGATCCACCTAGTGATGACATTTGCTATGCCACACAAAACCGCCAAGAAGCGATTAAAACTATCGCCCCACAAGCAGATCTAGTCATTGTTGTTGGATCTAAAAACTCTTCTAACTCTGTGCGCTTGGTTGAAGTAGCCCTGGAGTATGGAGCAAAAGCATCGTATTTAGTTGACTATGCCGAAGAGATTCAAGATGAGTGGTTTAGCGGAGTTGAAACTATTGGTTTAACAAGTGGTGCATCTGTTCCAGAGATCTTAGTTACTGATGTTTTAAAGACCCTGGCCGAGCATGGTTATGGCGATGTTGAAACAATTACAGCAATGGAAGAATCACTGCTCTTTGCGCTGCCACCGGAGCTTCGAAAAGATATGAAAGCAGCTGGGATTTAA
- the xseA gene encoding exodeoxyribonuclease VII large subunit, with protein MFETSSESPAPVRVVTEAIKEYVDRLGPIWVEGEISELNERSGMMAFIRLRDPSVDMSLSVMCHKSVIAAIQPLPANARVVMYAKPSWYTKNGSLTLSAREIRQVGVGELLARLEALKTLLASEGLFDSDRKVSLPLLPKKIGLICGRNTDAEKDVVENAKRRWPSVEFEIREVTVQGAAAVSEVSEALRELEANKDVEVIIITRGGGSFEDLLPFSDESLVRLAASCVTPIVSAIGHEKDSPLLDLVADFRASTPTDAAKRVVPDIAEEIEMISKLTDRARRTLLARIEMESTRIKSFKDRPVMKDPHVIITSRAEIIVALKDRAHRSFAGHVKVAKEELVQIKARVRALSPQATLDRGYSVVQLANGDIARDATKLKAGDVLRLRLAKGETNATVTPNNTKE; from the coding sequence ATGTTCGAAACTTCAAGTGAATCCCCCGCGCCTGTGCGGGTGGTCACTGAAGCAATAAAAGAATATGTAGATCGCCTTGGCCCTATCTGGGTGGAAGGTGAAATCTCAGAACTCAATGAACGCAGCGGCATGATGGCTTTTATTCGCCTGCGCGACCCCAGCGTTGATATGTCCTTATCGGTGATGTGTCACAAATCAGTTATTGCAGCGATTCAACCTCTGCCAGCGAATGCGCGCGTAGTGATGTATGCAAAGCCATCTTGGTATACAAAAAACGGCTCCCTTACTTTATCTGCCCGAGAAATCCGCCAGGTAGGTGTGGGTGAATTACTTGCCCGTCTTGAAGCGTTAAAAACTCTGCTTGCCTCTGAGGGATTATTTGATTCAGATCGAAAAGTTAGTTTGCCACTACTGCCAAAAAAGATTGGTCTTATCTGCGGTCGCAATACTGATGCAGAAAAAGATGTTGTTGAAAACGCTAAACGCCGCTGGCCCAGCGTTGAATTTGAAATCCGTGAAGTCACTGTCCAAGGTGCTGCGGCAGTATCTGAAGTATCTGAAGCGCTGCGCGAACTAGAGGCAAATAAAGATGTTGAAGTCATCATCATTACTAGAGGCGGCGGATCCTTTGAAGATCTACTGCCCTTTAGCGATGAGTCATTAGTGCGACTTGCAGCATCCTGTGTAACTCCGATTGTTAGCGCCATCGGCCATGAAAAAGATTCTCCGCTACTTGATCTCGTTGCAGATTTTCGAGCATCGACTCCAACCGATGCTGCAAAGCGGGTTGTGCCAGATATTGCCGAAGAGATAGAGATGATTTCAAAGCTGACCGATAGAGCCCGTCGCACATTGCTGGCTCGCATTGAAATGGAATCCACCCGCATTAAATCCTTCAAAGATCGCCCAGTAATGAAAGATCCTCACGTGATCATCACCTCTCGTGCTGAAATCATTGTGGCGCTTAAAGATCGTGCCCATCGCTCTTTTGCTGGCCATGTCAAAGTTGCTAAAGAAGAGTTAGTACAAATCAAGGCCCGTGTTCGAGCTCTATCACCACAGGCCACCTTGGATCGTGGTTACTCAGTAGTGCAGTTAGCCAACGGCGATATTGCCCGTGATGCAACGAAGTTAAAAGCAGGCGATGTTTTGCGCTTGCGCCTTGCAAAGGGCGAGACCAATGCCACAGTGACGCCGAATAATACAAAGGAGTAG
- a CDS encoding exodeoxyribonuclease VII small subunit, translated as MSEKKISYEAARDELAEVVESLEDGSATLEESLKLWERGEELAKICQEWLDGAKKKLDSAKPAAK; from the coding sequence ATGAGTGAAAAGAAGATTTCTTACGAAGCTGCCCGAGATGAGTTAGCCGAAGTTGTTGAATCCCTTGAAGATGGCAGTGCCACACTTGAAGAATCACTCAAGCTCTGGGAGCGCGGTGAAGAGCTAGCCAAGATCTGTCAGGAATGGCTAGATGGCGCAAAGAAGAAGTTAGATTCTGCAAAGCCGGCGGCGAAGTAA